One part of the Haliotis asinina isolate JCU_RB_2024 chromosome 2, JCU_Hal_asi_v2, whole genome shotgun sequence genome encodes these proteins:
- the LOC137274039 gene encoding UPF0462 protein C4orf33 homolog isoform X2, translating to MDFSVTSTWDGDCLTHPPVQIKLSTHKDGCHMTVRAPFFNDPPAPPGEKGTPVPGLWEYEVVEAFFLNDRDEYLEVELCPHGQHLLLLLKGRRNIVQEQLPLQFTANIDGDVWTGETTLPHSYFPLCVTRFNAYAIHGSGDKRVYESLYPATKGQFTGPDFHRLELFQNIDMSSVLKFNVEGYSSNVWNKHTEIGS from the exons AT GGACTTCAGTGTGACATCTACATGGGATGGCGACtgcctcactcacccaccagtCCAGATCAAGCTCTCTACACATAAAGATGGGTGTCACATGACTGTACGTGCCCCATTCTTCAATGACCCCCCTGCCCCGCCTGGGGAGAAAGGGACTCCTGTTCCAGGACTGTGGGAATATGAAG tggtGGAGGCATTTTTCCTGAATGACAGAGATGAGTACCTCGAGGTGGAGTTGTGTCC ACATGGACAACATCTGCTGCTGCTTCTCAAGGGTCGTCGCAACATCGTTCAG GAGCAGCTCCCCCTACAGTTCACAGCCAACATTGATGGTGACGTATggacaggggagacaactcttcctCACAGTTACTTCCCCTTGTGTGTGACACGGTTCAATGCATATGCCATCCATGGCTCAGGAGACAAGCGAGTGTATGAATCTCTGTATCCTGCCACGAAAGGACAGTTTACGGGCCCAGACTT TCATCGCCTCGAGCTGTTCCAGAACATCGACATGTCCTCAGTTCTCAAGTTCAATGTCGAGGGATACTCATCCAATGTTTGGAACAAGCATACAGAGATAGGGTcatga